One region of Marivirga arenosa genomic DNA includes:
- a CDS encoding RHS repeat domain-containing protein translates to MGCLKLSYRQAGESMGKTAVFLGESLKKKECALKNRYNYYPFGLPFNSYQRSYSKANNYKYNSKEEQEETGWLDYGARMYDPSLGRWHVIDPMADLSPELTPFRYGFNNPISYIDPNGLYEGEAGKWNSGDEGFEDVLSYYGIGSNSDSDDSEEGGCDDPPCKEGVADNGLKQVNTPGTGIRKNGNNLEAFDTPANHKCDANCTAEHFTDGDMLRANAELLSFFVGGTVVKAIFRGGKWVILGTRTSQFGKFAFANQYGIKSYGALKALTAGKGLQVHHLIEKRFASIMGEKATQMLSIALTKTEHQAFTNAWRKAIPYGNGTINATREQVINTARQIYKDYPEILNALKLK, encoded by the coding sequence ATGGGCTGTTTAAAATTATCATACCGACAGGCAGGGGAAAGCATGGGCAAAACCGCTGTTTTTTTAGGGGAGAGCCTAAAGAAAAAAGAGTGTGCGCTAAAAAATCGCTATAATTACTATCCTTTTGGCTTGCCTTTTAACTCCTATCAGAGAAGCTACAGCAAGGCGAACAATTACAAATACAACAGCAAGGAAGAGCAGGAAGAAACTGGATGGTTGGATTACGGGGCTAGGATGTATGACCCATCATTAGGACGATGGCATGTGATTGATCCAATGGCTGATCTTTCGCCAGAATTAACACCTTTTCGATATGGATTTAATAATCCTATTAGTTACATAGACCCTAATGGCTTGTATGAAGGCGAAGCTGGAAAATGGAATTCTGGGGATGAAGGGTTTGAAGACGTTTTATCTTACTATGGAATAGGTTCAAACTCAGATAGTGATGATAGTGAGGAAGGTGGATGTGATGACCCACCCTGTAAGGAGGGCGTGGCTGATAATGGTCTAAAACAAGTTAATACCCCGGGAACAGGAATTAGAAAAAATGGTAATAATTTAGAGGCGTTTGATACTCCAGCAAACCATAAGTGTGATGCAAATTGTACAGCAGAACATTTTACAGATGGTGATATGCTTAGAGCTAATGCAGAACTTTTGAGCTTTTTTGTTGGTGGAACAGTAGTGAAGGCCATATTTAGAGGGGGTAAATGGGTTATTTTGGGAACAAGAACATCTCAATTTGGAAAGTTTGCTTTTGCGAATCAATATGGGATTAAAAGCTACGGTGCTTTAAAGGCCTTAACTGCAGGGAAAGGGTTGCAAGTACATCATTTGATAGAGAAAAGGTTTGCTTCAATTATGGGTGAGAAAGCAACTCAAATGCTCTCTATTGCATTAACTAAAACAGAACATCAAGCATTTACTAATGCTTGGAGAAAGGCGATACCATATGGAAACGGTACTATAAATGCTACTCGCGAACAAGTGATAAACACAGCAAGACAGATATATAAAGATTATCCGGAAATTTTAAATGCACTTAAACTGAAATGA
- a CDS encoding Kelch repeat-containing protein, translating into MKITLLTILLSTITIFNHVQAQVQEWQSIASFPGDGRTSAVQFVIGDTAYVGLGVERDTYNYYKKDFYKYDIQNDLWTPISDFPGAARSSAVAFVVNGKAYVGTGGDDSNSYADFYKYDPNTGSWESVASMPNVRSSASSFVINNKGYVGLGSGSSGQLSDFYKYDDHNDQWVSISGVGDEFKRTGAIGFNVNGKGYISSGVEYSSGTFNYQDILSYDPTTDTWTEELGYDINLSSLMDNTVYVDENNLVHVLKAASTNKEVIIDVTDFSVSSEEYYFTDDRDDPIVFQINGEVISGLGATGNIFDPIYQNSFQKLVTITIDPPKAPTLTETIPTWDGVEEFNILYWENNEKEEFDNYIIYLSKEDNESYRSIGTVESFKTSTKIYNYLLDPNTIHYVKIAANRKGVTSTSNELSFYPIFREGKINTPEILAFNSSDDFKERELEIYNFDNSEKVIIEKSVNNQDYQIIDTSQYLLQSRNTTAFSFIDQEDSVVSELKYRVKLIDDEGKRIASDFSNEFIVNLDSLKPSIDSLKLRSFDVYSSSIDVNLDTKGIKNRQYFVLQYKFENDSTFGNSDTLRTTYFTGFNTSSELDSIKVRLIVSNLYGADTSNVISVFTPLLSPNSLKLNYTSENTIGLEFDNRSRIKEGVIIERKVNNGEFILYDTLSEDSWKYFDEKVESGNSYTYRVYNFNDNNTSKASNEITAKAVNMGVWKKYNGDGLESILDSMGLITNEYKLINDSSIYFLSVSSKKLHRYNLYDSTLKKLNDLPADSLMRFNDVIYHQDIIYGWGAQNYNYDYYSTIYRYNVNENKWDTSLDMPYEDYEVRISHVVDDKIFLIMQNPGGYLEIANYDINSESWDKNEYDEQYVYPTYITHSNDSLIFFTENAGRISYNFSTKEISIEDVFINYESRFFTQLSVVFDDKLIHLNNNSIDELNVNTKPYLTKIEYLPIPQNNSAYAFTYNDKLFYGLSLGRSRYNSTDQKWYRETESLYYKDEDAILPAVNLKADSIGIEGVKLSWIDSPNEDNYYIEIESFDSIYYSDTLAQNTNFLTVNSLPAEKLFTVTLFSMKDGTEGNSLKTFFRTKQGRPNRPTGFSSKAISSSEILYTWDPIDTTLIPVDSLVFIDYNARKYNLNLADTSFFYAGLEENSNPAVDLYVKNEYGSASAWWNDRARTYLNSPMIDKVNIHETAGYYEIIFEDKSEHENHYLVYRKSEQDTAFIKLDSVSTSQYEIEEENLSYEDQSADLNANYQYYLKAMLKVERVFSDTTLYEYRYSIPSDTLSTENAVLSVNPYLDAEISIYPNPANEFVNFSLGENIILKQIQVLNVNGKFVKTVKSNDRIDLSNLAPGLYFVRFKTNQGETTKKLIKR; encoded by the coding sequence ATGAAGATAACTTTACTTACCATATTACTTTCAACTATTACCATTTTTAATCATGTTCAAGCACAAGTTCAAGAATGGCAGTCTATTGCATCATTCCCTGGTGATGGGCGAACGAGTGCGGTACAATTTGTTATTGGGGATACAGCTTATGTAGGTTTAGGTGTGGAAAGAGACACCTACAACTATTATAAGAAGGATTTTTACAAATACGATATCCAAAATGATCTGTGGACTCCTATTTCAGATTTTCCTGGTGCAGCAAGAAGTTCAGCTGTTGCATTTGTTGTAAATGGTAAAGCTTATGTAGGAACCGGTGGTGATGATAGTAATTCATATGCTGATTTTTATAAATATGACCCAAATACTGGCTCTTGGGAGAGTGTAGCTAGTATGCCGAATGTAAGAAGCTCTGCTTCAAGTTTCGTTATCAATAATAAAGGATACGTAGGGCTAGGTTCTGGAAGCTCTGGTCAATTAAGTGATTTTTATAAGTATGACGACCATAATGATCAATGGGTCTCGATTTCAGGCGTAGGTGATGAGTTCAAACGTACAGGTGCGATCGGGTTCAATGTTAATGGCAAGGGTTATATTAGTTCAGGGGTAGAATACAGTAGTGGGACTTTTAACTATCAAGATATTCTTTCATATGATCCTACTACTGATACATGGACAGAAGAATTAGGTTATGATATTAATTTAAGTAGTTTAATGGATAATACAGTTTATGTTGATGAAAATAACCTAGTTCATGTTTTAAAAGCAGCATCAACTAATAAAGAAGTAATTATAGATGTCACTGATTTTTCTGTTTCAAGTGAAGAGTATTATTTTACAGATGACAGAGATGATCCTATAGTATTTCAGATAAATGGTGAAGTCATATCAGGATTAGGAGCTACAGGAAACATTTTTGATCCTATTTATCAAAATAGCTTTCAAAAATTAGTGACAATAACTATAGATCCACCAAAGGCTCCTACCTTAACTGAAACAATTCCTACTTGGGATGGTGTAGAAGAGTTTAATATTTTATACTGGGAAAATAATGAAAAGGAAGAATTTGATAATTATATAATTTATTTATCAAAAGAAGATAATGAAAGTTATAGAAGTATTGGAACGGTTGAGTCATTTAAAACTTCAACAAAAATTTACAATTATTTACTTGATCCTAATACAATCCATTATGTAAAGATTGCTGCAAATAGGAAAGGGGTAACTAGTACCTCAAATGAACTAAGTTTTTATCCAATTTTTAGAGAGGGCAAAATTAACACTCCTGAAATTCTTGCATTCAATAGTTCTGATGATTTCAAGGAAAGAGAACTTGAAATTTATAATTTTGATAATAGTGAAAAAGTGATTATTGAGAAAAGTGTAAATAACCAAGATTATCAAATAATTGATACTAGTCAATATTTACTTCAAAGCAGAAATACTACCGCTTTTAGTTTTATTGATCAGGAAGATTCAGTTGTTTCTGAACTTAAATATAGAGTGAAATTGATTGATGATGAAGGAAAAAGAATTGCATCTGATTTTTCAAATGAATTTATTGTAAATCTAGATTCACTAAAGCCTTCTATTGACAGTTTGAAATTACGTAGTTTTGATGTTTATTCAAGTTCTATCGATGTAAATTTAGATACGAAAGGAATTAAAAATAGACAGTATTTTGTCTTACAATATAAATTCGAAAATGATAGTACTTTCGGAAATAGTGATACCCTAAGAACTACTTATTTTACTGGTTTTAATACCAGCAGTGAGCTTGATTCAATAAAGGTAAGGTTGATAGTATCAAATCTATATGGGGCAGATACCTCTAATGTCATATCAGTTTTCACTCCTTTATTATCTCCTAACTCGCTAAAATTGAATTACACTAGTGAAAATACAATTGGATTAGAATTTGATAATAGAAGTAGAATAAAGGAGGGAGTGATAATTGAACGTAAAGTTAATAATGGTGAATTTATTTTGTATGATACCTTAAGCGAGGATTCATGGAAATATTTTGATGAAAAAGTTGAGTCTGGTAATTCATATACCTATCGTGTATATAATTTTAATGATAATAATACTTCAAAAGCTAGTAATGAAATTACTGCAAAAGCAGTAAATATGGGCGTCTGGAAGAAATATAACGGAGATGGTTTAGAATCAATACTTGATTCAATGGGTTTGATTACCAACGAGTATAAGTTAATTAATGATAGTTCTATTTATTTTCTTTCAGTATCCTCTAAAAAGCTTCATAGATATAATTTATATGATAGTACTCTCAAAAAGCTTAATGATTTACCTGCAGATTCATTGATGAGATTTAATGATGTAATTTATCATCAGGATATTATTTATGGATGGGGCGCACAAAATTATAATTACGATTATTATTCCACTATTTATAGATATAATGTAAATGAGAATAAATGGGATACCAGTCTTGACATGCCATATGAAGACTATGAAGTTAGAATTTCACATGTTGTTGATGATAAGATTTTTTTAATCATGCAAAACCCAGGAGGGTATTTAGAAATAGCTAATTATGATATAAATTCAGAATCATGGGATAAGAATGAATATGATGAGCAATATGTCTATCCAACCTATATTACACATTCAAATGATTCTCTGATATTTTTTACAGAAAACGCAGGAAGGATTTCTTATAATTTCAGTACAAAAGAAATTTCAATTGAAGATGTTTTTATTAATTATGAATCCAGATTCTTCACACAGTTATCAGTAGTTTTTGATGATAAATTAATTCACTTAAATAATAATTCTATTGATGAATTGAATGTTAATACTAAACCATATTTGACAAAAATTGAATATTTGCCTATTCCACAGAACAATTCGGCTTATGCTTTTACATATAATGATAAATTATTCTATGGATTATCTTTGGGGCGTAGTAGATATAATTCTACAGATCAGAAATGGTACAGAGAAACTGAATCACTATACTATAAAGATGAAGATGCAATCTTACCAGCTGTTAACTTAAAGGCGGACAGCATAGGTATTGAAGGGGTGAAATTGTCATGGATTGATTCACCAAACGAGGATAATTATTACATAGAGATTGAAAGTTTTGATAGTATCTACTATTCTGATACACTAGCTCAGAATACTAATTTTCTTACGGTTAATTCACTTCCAGCAGAGAAATTATTTACGGTTACTTTATTTTCAATGAAAGACGGGACTGAAGGTAATTCCTTGAAGACTTTTTTTAGAACAAAACAAGGAAGACCAAATAGACCAACAGGGTTTTCTTCAAAAGCAATTTCTTCTTCTGAAATTTTATATACCTGGGATCCCATTGATACAACACTAATTCCAGTTGATTCACTTGTTTTTATTGATTATAATGCAAGGAAATATAACCTTAATTTAGCAGATACTTCATTTTTTTATGCAGGATTAGAAGAGAATTCAAATCCAGCTGTTGATTTATATGTGAAAAATGAATATGGTTCAGCATCTGCATGGTGGAATGATAGAGCCAGAACCTATTTAAATAGTCCAATGATTGATAAAGTTAACATTCATGAGACAGCGGGTTATTATGAAATTATTTTTGAAGATAAATCCGAACATGAAAATCATTATTTAGTCTACAGAAAATCAGAGCAAGATACTGCATTTATAAAATTAGATTCGGTTAGCACTTCTCAGTATGAGATTGAAGAAGAAAATTTAAGCTATGAAGACCAATCTGCTGATTTAAATGCAAACTATCAATATTATTTGAAAGCTATGTTAAAGGTAGAGCGGGTTTTTTCTGATACTACATTATATGAATATAGATATTCGATTCCTTCAGATACTTTATCAACTGAAAATGCAGTTTTATCTGTAAATCCGTATTTAGATGCTGAAATCAGTATTTATCCAAATCCGGCTAATGAATTCGTGAATTTTAGCTTAGGAGAAAATATAATTTTAAAGCAAATTCAGGTTCTCAATGTTAATGGGAAGTTTGTAAAAACTGTGAAGTCTAATGATAGGATAGACCTTTCTAATCTTGCCCCTGGTTTATACTTTGTAAGATTTAAAACTAATCAGGGAGAAACAACCAAAAAGCTGATAAAGCGATAA
- a CDS encoding ABC-F family ATP-binding cassette domain-containing protein, whose amino-acid sequence MISVDAVGVEFSGSTLFNNITFNINENDRIALMGKNGAGKSTLLKIIAGANKPTYGKISAPGDAIIAYLPQHLLTEDDSTVFEEASKAFASILEMKNQMEWCNQQLETRTDYESDEYSKIIEQVSELSEKYYSIDDINVDAEVEKTLLGLGFLRSDFNRSTAEFSGGWRMRIELAKILLKKPDLILLDEPTNHLDIESVQWLEDFLTNNAKAVMVISHDKTFVDNLTNRTIEITQGKIYDYKTNYSHYLELRKERREQQQKHFDDQAKQIAEIQQFIDRFKGTYSKTLQVQSRVKMLEKMEIVEVDEVDTAALNLKFPPAPRSGNYPVIADGLTKNYGDHIVFKDVSLTIARGEKIAFVGKNGEGKSTLVKAIMGEIDFEGELQVGHNSMIGYFAQNQAALLDGDLTVFQTVDNIAKGDVRTKIKDILGAFMFSGDALDKKVKVLSGGERTRLAMIKLLLQPVNLLILDEPTNHLDIKTKEILKDALKAFEGTMILVSHDRDFLDGLANKVFEFGNKRVKEHFEDINGFLRNKKIENLKEIEIKV is encoded by the coding sequence ATGATTTCAGTAGATGCAGTAGGCGTAGAATTTAGTGGCTCCACCCTTTTTAACAACATTACTTTTAATATTAATGAGAATGATCGCATAGCCCTAATGGGTAAAAATGGTGCAGGTAAATCGACCTTACTAAAAATCATTGCAGGAGCGAATAAACCTACTTATGGTAAAATTTCTGCACCTGGAGATGCAATCATAGCATACTTACCACAGCATCTATTAACAGAAGATGATTCCACTGTTTTTGAAGAAGCCTCTAAAGCTTTTGCCAGCATTTTGGAGATGAAAAATCAAATGGAATGGTGTAATCAGCAATTAGAAACGAGAACTGATTACGAATCAGATGAATACAGCAAAATAATTGAACAAGTTTCAGAACTGAGTGAAAAATACTATAGCATAGATGATATAAATGTAGATGCTGAGGTAGAGAAAACATTGTTAGGTTTAGGATTTTTAAGGTCAGATTTTAATCGTTCTACTGCTGAATTTAGTGGAGGATGGCGAATGCGAATTGAGTTAGCCAAAATCCTTCTGAAAAAACCTGATTTGATTCTTTTGGATGAGCCCACCAACCATTTGGATATCGAGTCAGTGCAATGGCTAGAAGATTTTTTAACCAACAATGCAAAAGCTGTGATGGTCATTAGCCATGATAAAACCTTTGTGGATAATTTAACCAACCGTACCATAGAAATCACCCAGGGAAAAATCTATGATTATAAAACCAACTATTCTCATTATTTAGAATTGCGCAAAGAAAGACGCGAACAGCAACAAAAGCATTTTGATGATCAAGCAAAGCAGATTGCCGAAATTCAGCAATTTATTGACCGATTTAAAGGCACCTATTCCAAAACGCTTCAGGTACAATCCCGCGTGAAAATGCTGGAAAAGATGGAAATTGTAGAAGTAGATGAAGTTGACACCGCTGCATTAAATTTGAAGTTCCCTCCTGCTCCACGCTCAGGAAATTATCCGGTAATTGCGGATGGCTTGACTAAAAATTATGGTGATCATATAGTTTTCAAGGATGTTTCCCTAACCATCGCCAGAGGTGAAAAAATTGCTTTTGTGGGTAAAAATGGTGAAGGTAAGTCCACTTTAGTAAAAGCCATAATGGGTGAAATTGATTTTGAAGGCGAATTGCAAGTGGGCCATAATAGCATGATAGGCTATTTTGCACAGAATCAGGCCGCTTTACTAGATGGTGATCTTACCGTTTTTCAGACCGTTGATAACATTGCTAAAGGGGATGTAAGAACTAAAATCAAAGACATCTTGGGTGCCTTTATGTTCAGTGGAGATGCCCTTGATAAAAAGGTGAAAGTATTGTCTGGAGGAGAACGTACCCGACTAGCAATGATTAAATTATTGCTTCAGCCCGTTAATTTGCTAATTCTTGATGAACCTACCAACCATTTGGATATCAAAACAAAGGAGATTTTAAAAGATGCTTTAAAAGCTTTTGAGGGTACTATGATATTGGTGTCTCATGATAGAGATTTCCTCGATGGCTTAGCCAATAAAGTATTTGAATTTGGCAATAAGCGAGTAAAAGAACATTTTGAGGACATTAATGGCTTCTTACGAAATAAGAAAATAGAGAATTTGAAGGAAATTGAGATAAAGGTTTGA
- a CDS encoding addiction module protein has protein sequence MSTITLRKELQEYLNNADERFIQLVYGMMQADKSNDFLLSESERKKLDKRIARHKKGESKSYSWEEVKARLQG, from the coding sequence ATGAGCACAATAACTCTAAGAAAAGAACTTCAGGAATATTTGAACAATGCTGATGAACGTTTTATCCAGCTAGTTTATGGCATGATGCAAGCTGACAAATCGAATGATTTTTTATTAAGTGAGTCCGAGCGAAAAAAATTGGATAAAAGAATAGCCCGCCATAAAAAAGGAGAGTCTAAATCCTATAGTTGGGAAGAAGTAAAGGCACGACTTCAAGGGTAA
- a CDS encoding substrate-binding domain-containing protein, whose amino-acid sequence MSKKIRIGGVPEHYNTPIHLAIESGAIENEGIDIEWKTFEGGTGEMREALINDEIDICAILTEGIVSGILSGVPAKIISGYVKSPLIWGIHSGIDNPIKDHKEIYDKQYAISRIGSGSHLMAIVDALNNDKEIDPSQFHIINNLKGALQSLNDLETDVFYWEKYTTKPYVESGEIKRIGEYVTPWPCFVLAAHTNIINTRPKDISRVLRQIQKSSAQFMENEEAVDIVSKRFNIKKEDAAKWYHATEWATDGWVSNKMLKNVVYTLKEANIIEEMADTQQLVWQRNSI is encoded by the coding sequence GTGAGTAAGAAAATAAGAATTGGTGGAGTACCGGAACACTATAACACCCCTATTCATTTAGCAATTGAATCAGGAGCTATTGAAAATGAAGGGATCGATATTGAATGGAAAACATTTGAAGGAGGTACTGGAGAAATGCGAGAGGCGCTAATCAATGACGAAATTGACATTTGCGCTATCCTTACCGAAGGTATTGTAAGTGGTATATTATCAGGAGTTCCTGCTAAAATAATTAGTGGATATGTTAAAAGCCCTTTAATTTGGGGGATACACAGCGGAATAGATAACCCTATTAAAGATCATAAGGAAATTTACGATAAGCAATATGCGATTAGTAGAATTGGTTCAGGTTCACACCTAATGGCAATAGTGGATGCACTAAATAATGATAAAGAAATTGATCCTTCTCAATTTCATATTATCAATAATCTTAAAGGAGCTTTACAATCATTAAATGATTTAGAGACTGATGTTTTCTATTGGGAAAAGTATACTACCAAACCTTATGTTGAAAGTGGAGAAATCAAAAGGATTGGCGAATATGTAACACCATGGCCATGTTTTGTATTAGCAGCACATACTAACATCATTAATACAAGACCAAAAGATATTTCTCGCGTATTAAGACAAATTCAAAAAAGCTCCGCTCAATTCATGGAGAATGAAGAAGCTGTGGACATAGTCAGTAAAAGATTTAACATCAAAAAAGAAGATGCTGCTAAATGGTATCATGCCACTGAATGGGCTACCGATGGCTGGGTCAGTAATAAAATGCTTAAAAATGTAGTCTATACTTTAAAAGAGGCTAATATTATTGAAGAAATGGCGGATACTCAGCAACTTGTTTGGCAAAGAAATAGTATTTAA
- a CDS encoding type II toxin-antitoxin system RelE/ParE family toxin: MNYTLVIKEEAADEISDAFTWYEDRKEGLGSEFVSSLEKHLARITKKPLLYPISSKEERVAVMKRFPYKIVYGIEEKSVIIYAVFHTSRNPKDLYK, from the coding sequence ATGAATTATACTCTTGTCATCAAAGAAGAAGCAGCTGATGAGATCAGTGATGCTTTTACATGGTATGAAGATCGTAAGGAGGGGTTAGGTTCAGAATTTGTTAGTTCACTGGAAAAGCATTTGGCTAGGATAACCAAAAAACCACTGCTATATCCTATAAGTAGTAAAGAAGAAAGAGTGGCTGTCATGAAGCGTTTTCCCTATAAAATAGTATATGGTATTGAAGAGAAGTCAGTCATCATTTATGCTGTCTTCCATACTAGTCGAAATCCTAAAGACCTCTATAAATAA
- a CDS encoding peptidylprolyl isomerase: protein MSKGEIVTNKGTLKIEFYDDATPNTVKNFHKLAKEGFYDGLTFHRVIPDFVVQGGCPDGTGAGGPGYSIDCETDGDKQFHEKGVLSMAHAGKNTGGSQFFICHNRQNTQHLDGRHTAFGKVYEGLGIIDDIRQGDVMEKVTIIEE from the coding sequence ATGAGTAAAGGAGAAATCGTAACCAACAAAGGCACATTAAAAATTGAATTTTATGATGATGCTACCCCAAACACCGTGAAAAACTTTCACAAATTAGCGAAAGAAGGTTTTTATGATGGCTTAACTTTCCATAGAGTAATTCCTGACTTTGTAGTACAAGGTGGATGCCCTGATGGAACGGGTGCTGGCGGACCAGGATATAGCATTGACTGTGAAACGGATGGTGATAAGCAATTTCATGAGAAAGGCGTTTTATCAATGGCTCATGCTGGAAAAAACACGGGCGGATCTCAATTCTTCATTTGCCATAATAGACAAAACACTCAACATTTAGATGGCAGACATACCGCTTTTGGTAAAGTATATGAAGGATTGGGTATCATAGATGATATTCGTCAAGGAGACGTAATGGAGAAAGTGACTATTATTGAAGAATAA